The segment GTCATGACTTGCGCGCCGGCGTTTCCACAGCCCGGTCGCGGGGAAGGGGAGCAGCTTTTGTCAGCTTTGTCCCCTACTTTCCGGGGCGTCGAGGACTCCTCCCTTGTCCGTTCGAGGGGCAGGCAGGAGAGCTCGCCAGGGAAGATTGGGCCGGGCGCGGCCGCGTTTCGCTCTCTGATCCTGCCCGGCTGGGGGCAACGTTCGGCAGGTTCCCGGACCGGATTCCGCGTGTTCCTGGGCACGGAGCTCGGCCTTTGGGCCGCCTACGCAGCGTTCCGCAGCCTGGCCGAGTGGAAGGAGGATGCCTACCGGCTGTTTGCCATCGAACACGCGGGAATCGACCCGGCCGGCAAGGATAAGCAGTTCTACGTGAACATTGAGAACTACGACAGCCTCGAGGACTACAATCAAGCGAAGCTGCGGGAAAGGAACCTCCAGGATTATTATCGCGATCGGCAGCGCTACGCCTGGCGGTGGGACTCCCCCACCAACCGCCGCCTCTACGAGCAGATGCGGGTGGAAAGCGACCGGTACGCGAACCGCGCTGAGCTCACGGTGGGGGGCATTCTGGCCAACCACTTAGCGAGCGCCGTCCACGCCCTGTGGGTATCCCGAAAACAAACGGCACCTTCTTCGGCTCGCTCCCGGACAACCTGGGATTGGCAACTCAGATTCTTCCCTCGTCCCCTTGCAACGGTCTGGCTACGCATAGGCTCATGAGGAGACGGCGGCTCCCTTTCGTCGCAGAGGTGCGGCGTAGGTCTACCCCCCTCGCGCGACAGCGGGGCGTACCGCTTCCCTCTCGCACTGTCAAGGAGATGCCAGAGGCCTGGGCAAGGCCGCAACTCCTCACCTGCTCGGCAGAGCGTAGGAAGCGGTGAGCGAGACCACCGTGAAGGGGGTCTCCCCCTCAATCTTCCTCCCTCCGACTTGACCCACGTAGTCCGTGAAGACGATGTGGTGAATGGCACCGAGGGTGAGGATCAGCTTCTCGGTAGCCCTGTAGCTCAGCTCGCCGCCGAAGTTAACCCCTGCCTTTGCCTGGCTATCGGGCTCCTCCTCCCCTGCAGGCACACTGTAGCTGATCGGGTAAAAGCCGACACCCACGGTGGGCGCCAAACGGACTTTCCCCTCAAGGAAGATAGGGAAGGCGTAAGCGCCGCGGAAGGCCAACATCAGGATGGTACTCTTGTAGTCACTCCGGCCGCTCTTCATCTTCCAGGGGATATAGCCAAGATCCACGCGTAGCCCTAAAGCACCCACCTTCGACACAGCAAGGTTGTCCACCCCTGCCGATACCCCAAACAGGTAGTAATCGTGGTCATAGTAGCTCCCGGCTTCCTGCCACGGTTCGGAACCTCCGTAGAAAACACCCATCAAAGTGCAACGCTCCTGGCCGAGACTGACCGAGGCGGCAACCGCAATCATCGCGGCGCAGGCTACCACGCATAAGGACTTCCTCATGGCCACACCCTCCTGTGTTGGCGTTCCCACTGCACCTTGCGAAATCCGCCTGCCTCTCCGACCCGGTCCGGCAACCTGCGCTCCGTCCCGGCGTGGGCACCTCTAAGCACTAGGCCCTGCCCAGGGTTTGCCTCGCTGTTAATATTGCACCCTCTATTGCCAAAAGCAAGACCTCAGGTTCCGTCGCGCTTCATCCTTTGTCCATGTCAAGGATCGGACGAAAGTGGCGCCTCCGTTCTGACGCACCGCTGTGACACGCATCGACCGCCTGACACGAGTCTTTGGGCTTGCGCGACGCCGGGCCAGCTCTAAACGCGAACTGCCCCTACCCACGCCGCTCCGTGCGAACTCCCCCAGAAGATGTCCGGGTGGTGGCCCACCCACGAAGCATAGCGTTCCGAGATCCTGCGAACCAGATGCCGGGACTCCTTCTTGGCCAGGATGGCCACGGTTCCTCCGGCCCCCCCTCCCGTAATCTTGGCGCCATAGAATCCCTTCTCCGGCCCCAATTCCCTCACGGCCCGCACCAGAAAGTCCGCCTCCTTGGCCCCAAGGCCGCAGAGGCGCGAATAGCTCCAGTGGGAGGCGTACATGAGCCGTCCTGCCTTCACGAAGGCCTCCTCCGTCTGGCCGGCCTGGAGGAGCTTCATGAACTGCCGCACCCTATGGTTCTCCCGGATGGGATGCTCAGTCCGGCTGCGCACGGCGTACACGGTATCGGGATCAACGTCCGTAGCGGGGTCCTCCAGATCTCCGTACTCTGCCAGGAACCTCGAGCCCGCCATTCGCACCGGCAGAAAAGGGCGGTATTTGCGCGTGAACTCCTGAGGCGTGAGATTGCAGAGGTAGCCTCCAGGGATGTCTGGCTCCCCTCGCTCCCTGCGTAATGTGCCGATGATCTTCCTACCCATGAACGTGGCCACGCGCGTGTTTCGGTATCGGTCCCCCGCAACCGAATGCTTGACGCCCGTGTCGATCCCGGAAAAAGCCAGTCCTTCCGGAACGGGGATGGAATCGACCACTTCGGCAGGCTGGCACAGGATGGCCAGCAGCTGATCTCTCTTGCCCGACACAGCCGTCACCTGATCCATCACGCCACAGGGCGCACCGACGGCCTGGTTCTCCACCTCCTGGGCGATGAGGGCTATCTGCAGAGGCTCCAGTTTGACCCCCCACAGGGCACAGAAAGCCATCAGGGAAGCCACTTCCAGGGAAGCCGAGGAGGAAACTCCGGCTCCGAGGGGCACGGTGGAGCGGATCGCCACGTTCGCACCCCTCACGTTGGGGTCGATGAGTCCGCGGCGAGCTAAGGCCAAGGGGCCGCCAAGTACGTACCGAACCCACCGGACCCCCGGGTCCTTTCCCCACTTCTCCCGGAAAGCTTGGTAGGACAGGGGGCCGGAGTGCGTCCAGAGCTCACCCAGGTCCCACTCCACCCGCTCCTGCCACCCTTCCCTCACGGCGTTCCAGCTTGTCACCACAAGGTGCCGGTCGGTCCGTGCCTGGATGGCGACGAAGGTGGCGCGGTCAAGGGGGAGCTCCAGCACCAGGGAGCCGGAGTAATCCGCAATCCCCCCCATCACGTCCAGGCGACCGGGAGCGCGGGTGATGAGAACAGGGCCCTCCCCGTGAAAGAAGCCGGGGAAGAACAGGTGAAGCTCACGCGCGAAATTCCGGATCTCCTTCCGCTCCGCGTCGACCTCCATGGCTCCTCTCCCCTTCTGGCCCCTACGGGTTACGCCGTGAGATCCTGGCGCACACTGCCCGATCGATCCTCGAGGTCGAAACGCCCCTTATCGGCGAGTCCCTTTGGACTTCGCTCCGGTCCGCACCACGGTATCGCACCAGTAGCGTACCTTGCCGACACCTGAGCTATCCGGAGAGCCGTCGAATGCCAGACCATATCGCGACGGTTTTTGCTGGAAGAGGGTCTCGGAGCCGTACTTCACCGCCGTGACGTTGACGGCCGTGTAGCGAA is part of the candidate division KSB1 bacterium genome and harbors:
- a CDS encoding GHMP kinase; translated protein: MEVDAERKEIRNFARELHLFFPGFFHGEGPVLITRAPGRLDVMGGIADYSGSLVLELPLDRATFVAIQARTDRHLVVTSWNAVREGWQERVEWDLGELWTHSGPLSYQAFREKWGKDPGVRWVRYVLGGPLALARRGLIDPNVRGANVAIRSTVPLGAGVSSSASLEVASLMAFCALWGVKLEPLQIALIAQEVENQAVGAPCGVMDQVTAVSGKRDQLLAILCQPAEVVDSIPVPEGLAFSGIDTGVKHSVAGDRYRNTRVATFMGRKIIGTLRRERGEPDIPGGYLCNLTPQEFTRKYRPFLPVRMAGSRFLAEYGDLEDPATDVDPDTVYAVRSRTEHPIRENHRVRQFMKLLQAGQTEEAFVKAGRLMYASHWSYSRLCGLGAKEADFLVRAVRELGPEKGFYGAKITGGGAGGTVAILAKKESRHLVRRISERYASWVGHHPDIFWGSSHGAAWVGAVRV